The following DNA comes from Hordeum vulgare subsp. vulgare chromosome 3H, MorexV3_pseudomolecules_assembly, whole genome shotgun sequence.
TCAGAAAGCATTTGAGCTCAGAGGAAAAACTTCATGTCCGGCTATAGCCTTTCTACAACAACCCGATATTCAAAACTATGATTGGGCGTCATTTTCTTTTGATATCTACAGCGTATCCTTGTTCAGTGTGATGCTTGCACAGATCAAATCATAAActtataattcatcggatccaaacaaacacactgcaaaaaagTTACATCAAACAGATCTCCAAGAACATCGAGGAGaatattgtattgaagatcgaaaagagaaataagccatctagctactaaggacagacccataggtctgtgaaaACTACTCGCGCATGATCGTAGGGGCAATAAGGATGATGaagaacccctctgtgatcgttGCCCCCACCGACAGAGTGCCGGAAAAGACCTCTATATTGGATCTCGTGACCGAACAATGCCCGAGCCACGCGCTCGGCCCACGAGCACCACGACTACCACTAGCAGGGCCACCGCCCAAGAATCTGAGCCCAACCCTCGTCCACGGATACACCATACCGACACGGCCGACCGCTAAGGGTTCAACTCTCACTAATAGAGAAATGACTAGCCACAACTCTTATTCGGGGCGCGCCATTTCTCACCAACGCCGGCACTAGTATTTTTAAATAGTGTTGGCATGGGCTAAAATCGTACGTCATGGCTATTAGCTTAGTCTCCTCGATGAAAACATGTTCCAAAGTGATCCCTCCTCGTATTTGGCTACTTCCAAAGTGATCCCTCCTCGTACTTGGCTACTTCCAAAGGGGCGTCTAATGGCACGTCCCATCCACGTCATTCCTATCATGTTGTATGTATATGTATCTGATAAGATAATCTACCAACTTACAATGTTGATTTGATCTGACGGCAAATATAAACCACCAGTTAGATCTAATAGTCTAGTAGAAAAAAAGGAAGAACATAACGTTACTAGAGGAAGGACCCCGCACCaatgtactcccttcgtcccaattttttgtcttagatttgtctaaataCGGATGTATCTAGTTATGTTTTAGTGTTACATACATCTATATTTAGGCAAATGTAAGACgagaattttgagacggagggagtataatactATATGTGCTGACACATGCAGTTGAGATGGCATCTTTCTTGTGGCTAATTTATATATTTATCACACCACATTAGCGTTCTTTCTCAAAGCTCGTGAGGATGATCCAACGGATAGCAAGTGTCCAATCTAAGTGAGCCCAGAGGCAGAAGAAAAGAAGACTCTCGCTACTCCTACTGCGACGGTCCATCACTCACATGAAACACGTAGTAGCTAGTACTACGGTCCATCAGCATCGGCATCGGCATCGGCATCGGCATATATATCCAGCATTCACGTGAAGAACGTATGGGTACCATCCATCGATTCATCGGTCCGTGGTGCATGTGGTTACCGTCCGTCTGCAGATAAGGTACGGTCCAGTAAAGCAGACACGAGAAGCACGAGATGGATGACCATCCCAAGGGAGCCTTCTTAATTAATCCCTGCCACCACAGTCCAAGCGTCATGCAATCCAATGGAGATCTGCTCTGAGCCTCTCCATGACCATCTGAAGGAATCTTTGCTCATTTGTAATCTTTGCTCATTTGTAATGTTGGTATGTGCCACGGATTTTTATAAAGACCTGTTTGGTCCTGCACATAAGTTATAGCTGCAAGATTGATGAGCATATGTGGGAACCGTATGAGAAATTGAAAGATACTGACAATTTTATCATGGGGACACATGTAAAAGATAGGAGACCACCCGAAACACCCCATGCCATAGGATCAGGTGCCGTCTGGCAGGAACAAGGCAAGCCCGAAGCCGCTCGCAAGCTGCAATCGAAATGGACCGAGGTTCCACGCCGACGCCCCCAAGAGGGTGATCACACGATGTGCCACCATCGTCGCAAGAGCTTATTTTTTTCACTAATTGGTTGTTAATGTGGAAGGCATGCCATGTAGATTGGTTGGTTAGCCGTACGTGCCGGTTTATTAGTTGATTGAATCATACTAAATGGGTCATCTATGGCAGCTAAGGCTCACACGCTGCTAAACTTTCCTTTGGACATGGCTTCAGAGAGGCAAACCACGTAGCTGATCAGTTAGCTAAACAAAGCTTTTTCAGTCCCGGACTTTATTTCTCACATCCTTGTAAATGACATGTCTATTATATGAGGAATAAAGTTTTAAACTCATTCGGCTCGTGGGCTAGCAGGACCCATGAGGACCGCCGCGAACCATTAGTTCCGACCGTTTTAGGTTTAGTGTTTTTCTAATAGTTTTTAGTAAAAACCGGGCGAAATATTGTTCGTTTATGTAATTATACCCGAACTTGGGTTTAAACAAATTTCGTCCAGATATTTTGAAATATTGACGGAATGTATGTCCATAGCATTGGATGACGTCCTCCCGCATCTATGTCCGTAGACTGATCCCATTGTTCATGGACACGTAATGAAAACAATTTACGGGTTGCTCTTGAAGATGCCATTAGCCCTACGCCGGATTGTTAGTTGATTCAATCATAGTAAAAGGTTCATCTACGGCAGCTTAGAGCAAGTACGATAGTGGGCTTATAGCCCGCTTACATGGCAATTTTGCTTATGTGGAAGAGAGAGATATGAACAAGTAAGGGAAGTGGGCTCTTATGCAAGAGCCAAGCTATATGCGTATTCCTAGGTAAATACAATAAATATGAAGGAGGGGGTAGAGAGAAGGTGAACAAAAGTAATACTCATATAGCCAACCTTATAGCCAACCTTATTGTACGAATGACTAGAAGAGAAGACTACATATGACATGACAACATCATATAGCCAACATCTGGCTATATTATTAACCATACTCTTAGCCTCACATGCATGTGTGTGAAGACGGTCACGTTTCATTAAATCAAATAAGAGAGTCATTCGCAGCTAGCTTGGGCCACGGCCAGTAGAGTGCACCGCCATCGAACATCTTACACGTGTTGCAGCAGCTTAGCCTCAATGTTCTATTAAGCAATATATTTAAATTTTCTCTTTCATTAAGTCACGCAAAATCTGCCACATAAGCGCTCTCGACATGTAAAGTGTCCACCTCAATGTCCCACTAAGCAAGTCATTTAAGTCTTTTCTCCCACTAAGCCTTCCAAAATCCACCACATAAGCGTGTCATGCATTTCACTTATAAATTACAATTATTTTTGCATTAGCCTATGCATGTAACGCTCCCACTCCAATTCCCGCTGCAACGCGCGGAGAATTGTCTAGTTTATATATTTATCACACCACATTACCCTTAATAGCAACGGAACATGCAtgccatgtctctttctgtcgctgagattgagcaccacaagatcgaaccatCACAAGGCACCTCTTTCCATGGCAACATAAATCAATCTTGTTGGTCGTACCAAAACAATAAAGCCGAGAAGATATATGAATCTATAACGATCATGCATAATAgagttcaaaggagactcaaatattattcatggACAGAtcaaatcataaactcacaatttatGATTTcctaacaaacacactgcaaaagagttacatcaaatggatctttaagaatatCGAGGAGAATATTGTACTGAAGATCGaaaagagagaataagccatctaactactaactacggacccgtaggtctgtgataaactactcacgcatcatcgtagggGCAGCTAGGATGATGaagaacccctctgtgatcgttGCCCCATCCGACAGAGTTCCGGAAAAGGCCTCTACATTGGATCTCTTGACCGGACAACGCCCGAGCCGCATGCTCGGCCCATGAGCACCCCGACTACCACCAGCAGGGCCACCGCCCAAGCATCTAAGCCGAACCCTCGTCCACGGATACACCATACCGACACGGCCGATGCTAAGGTTTTAACTCTAACTAGTAGAGAAATGGCTTGCCACGACTCTTGTTCGTGGCGCGCCATTTCTCACCAACCCAAGCACTAACATTTTGAAATAGTGTTGGCGTGGACTAAAATCATACGTCATGGCTATTAGCTTAGTACTGACGTTGCACGTTAGGTCCGGTTAAGATACCATAACTATGTCCAGCCTAATTACTAAACCCTGCTATCATTGTTCACCATCATGTGTGTCGCGTTTCATTATTAAATAAAAGAGTGGTGGCAGCTAGCTTGGTCCACTTGGTCCACGGAGAGTAGAGTGCACGTCCATCGTACATGTGTTTCATTATTGTTGTGCACATAAACAAGCAACTCATGCACAATGACCCTAGCGCACCATCATTGGCCAGTCCTCCGGTTTTACGTTAATAACCGACCCCTTGGTGCATCCAAGCAGTATCGAATTGTCTCCCATCTGTCCCACGTTTGTCATATCATACGCATCTGATAAGATAATTTTCTACCCCACGTCGATTATACATAGAATGATAGGTCGGACTGAACAAGGTGAAGATACAACTCCATGTGCGATGCAACGGGTTGCGTCCCTCCATCATACTCCATTATTGGTGCACAGCCATAGTACACCAGTCGCATTATTGTCCTGCACAAGAAACCAAACAATTATTTCACTCTGACCAAATAAACAAGCGACTCTGGAAAATCAGCCCCAACAATTATCATTGACAAGCGCCTGAAAACTTGTTCCAAAGCGAAGCGATCGCTCCTCGTACTTGGCTACTTCCAAAGGGGCATCCAACGGCACGTCCCATTTACGTCATCCCTATCATGTCGTATCTATGTGTATCTGATAAGATAATTTAGCAACTTATAACGTTGATTTGATCTGATGGCTAAACGAACAGTTAGATCTAACTAGTCAATAACTCGTGCATAGGCACGGGCTAGCTATGTGGTAATGATAAGACTTCAACTTTCATTAGTAGTTCTTATTAATTGTAAAATCTCCTTACAAATTGCCAAGTGAAATTTGTGTGGATAAACATAATGAAATATTATTATGTAGAACATGTAAGAGTTGGCACTATTATGAGCGGGACAAAATGGCGTGCATATCTTTGATAAGTTCAACTGATTTATTTGAACTTAGCAGCATCATAAGTTAGCCTCCATGCGATATTGGGGCATCAATTACATACAATGATCTCCACCAAGACAAATATTCTTAGGTTTTGAGGTAGAGTGAATATGCTTATTTATTATAGTTATTGGACATCCTTCAAGGGCATTTAATGGTTGTAGTCGTATATTATATGAATAAAATGTCAGCTGTTGATTTCTAATATTGGCTAAATATATTTATAACATCTTTACGACCATGCATATGGAGTGGGCATCTAAATAATCAATCTAGCTACTATGCAAGGACCGGTCTAACTATCCAATCGACATATAGCAATATGTTACTAAAGCTTGTACGTATCCTTTTATCcttttatttcagaaaaaggtAGAACACATGTGATTATTTGTACAtatcatttttcctttttttaattaAAGAATAAAGTAGGCACATGATCTTTTGGGACTTGGGCGTGTGTGAtgatggatttataaaaaatcatGAAGGCTCTTTTTTATAGAAAGAGGATTCCATATTTACATGATCTTTTTTTTCTAAAGAATGCAGGCGCGTCTTTGTATGCAATGGTTAAATTATTTACATATGCCATGTCTTGAATTCTGATAGATCTTTAGCGCTAAATTCTAAATATAATAGTTGAATTAATCTTACTGATGTGGATTAACATActgttgtttttttgtttcagAAAAGGGTGAACACACGTGATTGTTTTTGATTGTTTTTGAATCACGATGGTTGTTTCTTGATAGCATGTGTTCTTTTTTAATTTTGGGACTTGGAGGCGTGTGATGAGGGAGTATTTTAGTCATAATGGCTCTATTCCTTACATACATGGTGTCTCTATATAAGTGAGATACTTCTAATAGATCTTGACCATTAAGTTTTAAATCTAATGGTTGAATTAATCTTGATGATGTGGATTAATGTAAAGGCTTGAAAGGTGCCTCCAGTTAGTAAATATAAATATAAGATATAAGATATAAGATAGTCTAGTAGAAAAAAGGAAGAACATAACGTTGCTAGAGGAAGGACCCATGCAGTTGAGATGGCATCTTTCTTGTGGCTAATTCATATATTTATCACACCACATTAGGCGTTCTTTCTCAAAGCTAGTGAGGGTGGTCCAAGCAGACAGCAAGTGTCCAATCTGAGTGAGCCGAGAGGCAGAAGAAAAGAAGACTCTCGCTATTCCTACTGCGACGGCCCATCACTCACATGAAACACGTAGTAGCTGCTACGGTCCATCGGCGTCGATCGGCATCGGCATCGGCATATATATCCAGCATTCATGTGCGACCCAACCAAGCATGTGAAGCACGTATATATGTGTACCATCCATCGATTCATGGGTGCATGGATGTAGTTACCGTCCGTCTGCAGATAAGGTACGGTCGAGTAAAGCAGACACGAGAAGCACGAGATGGATGACCATCTCAAGGAATCTTTGCTCATTTGTAATGTTTGGAGATAAACTCAATCCCCACCTTGGAAGAGAGCCTTCTTAATTAACCCCTGTCACCACTGTCCAAACGTCATGTCGACCAATCCAATGGAGATCTCCTCTGAGCCTCTCCATGTAGCCACGTACTCCATCCGTTTCTTTTTACTCTCCgcatataagatttggtcaaagtcaaacaaCATAAAGTTTAACCAAATTTATATCCAAAAATATGAATATCTCCTATATTAAAATTATATAGTATGAAAATACATCTCGTGGTGCATCtgataatattgatttcatgttgtgaatgttgatattttttaatataaagttagtcaaactttacaaagcttGACTTTGACCAAACCTTATATGCAGAGTAAGAGCGTGTTTGGATACTCTCTAGTCATGTGACTAGTAGTAGTCAGACTAAAAGTTTTTAGTCACGCCCTGTTTGGAAGGTGACTACTAATAGTCAGCATTAAATGTCTCAGTATTAAATTCTTCTCTCTCCCTTTCATTTAACTCCCGCGCAAGGAAGGAAAGCAGCAACGGCATGCAACAGCATGGGCCCGCCAATTAATTAGAGGAGAGACTTTAGTCACTTTTAGTTGGGGGTGGGGTGACTAGGGACTAAACTAGTTTTAGTCACCCATTAGTCAGGGGTGTTTGGAGGTTTACTGACTAAAAGTGACTACTActagtctctagtctctagtctctagtgatccaaacaccctctaaaaagaaacggagggagtaatttacCCATGGCATGACTGTCCAGACGACATTTTTAATGTGGCTAAATTATCATACAGAGCGACCAATCTCGAAACAAGCTTTTGATCCTCTTTTTTATAAATAGAGGCACAAACCACCAAACCCATACATAGTGACGAGGAAACCTTTAAACAACCAGATCAAAAGAAAATTAAAACTTCATATGAGCAAATGACACAAGTTCCCCTAACCCTACAGCGCACAAGGAAAACAAGAGACGCCACACCTGATAAATCTAAACATAGCGTTAAACATGTTGGGGGGGGAGCATTTAGGCCTTTTGATGATGGGTTGCCTTGCCTCCTTTCACTCCCAATTAGCCAAGGGCAGTACTAGGAACCCGCGCGCCAACATAAAATTTGGGCCCGTCGACCAACAGCCGTACGATCTCGTGGACTGCAGTCGTTCGATCCGCTTGTAGCTCCGATGGTGGCGGTCCCCGCTCGGATCGAGATGGTCGTAGCTTCGGTGGAGATGGCCCCACGGTAGCAACTCCGATAGCGTCGCATGGCCGTCCGATGGTCGTGTtggttgcaacaaaaaagaaTGTCGGATGTAACAAAATGGTACAGTGGTTGTAGCAATTTTCCGTCACGGGTCACAACTCAGTTCTCCTGATGTAGCAAAATTTGAtgttggttgtagcaaaaaaatatgcTAGTTGCAGCAAAATCGCGACGCCGGCTGTGtgatgtagcaatatgcgatgttggtTATAGCAAAATGTAATGCCGGTCGAAGCATGTAGCAAAAACCGCTGCCGCGTCCTTGACGTACTTGCCGGCCATGGCGCTGCCCGCTCTCGTCGACCCAATTGCCCCCTAGCAGCCACGCTCATCGCCCTCTACCGCCCGCGATTACCGGCCATTCGAGGAGAGAAAGTAGACCGCGTCAAAGAAATTAATGTAGGGTTCGACCTGCCAGCAGCTAGCGCGACCAAGCGTTTTGGCCGCGGTGTAGACAGGAAGAGTTTCCCTTTAGCCAACTGCTAATTGTTAGTCAGTTTATCCTAATTACTAATACTCACTTTGTTTAACAGACAGGAACCTCAGCTTTCCTCGCTCGTGTGATTCCTTTGTTGGTCGCCGTCCACCTCTGCCTCAGTGTGATTCAGATGGATAGAGCTAGATCTGATCTCGAGTTCCAGTTTTAGTACCATGGTGTGCCTTTTGTTTGCGTGTGTGTAGTCGAATCAattgtaggagtaggagtagtatcTTTGTATCGTACCTTTTTTTCCCTTGACTGATTTTAGTGAGTGGGTATATATGACTAATAACAAGAACTACATATTTTCAGGCTTAGATCATGTCAGGTGACCTAGTTGATTTAAGTCCAGGGCAGTTGCATAAGCTAGCCGATCTGATTCATCGACAAGAAGTCCAGAAGCTTCAAGAGCTCGAGTTCAACTCGTATGCAGAGCAACAAAAGTATCTCCGTGACGCCAATGATGCCCGCGATAAGGTGTATCACATCCTTGACAGTGCACGGGACATGATAGCACAAACCGAGGCTGAGAAGGATGCCACCAAGCAAGATATTGGCAAGGATGTCTATGACTACTGCACCAAGGCCATCGGAATATCTCTCCAATTCATCCGGAGTTACAACACCCGTCTCACCTACCTTGACAAGCTCAAGACCCACAGTGATGATCTCATCAAGCAGCTAAAGTTCCTCAATCCAGCCACCCAACAGAAGGAGGCCCAGCGCCTTGCCCTTGAGGCTGGCATGTATAAGAAAGCCACGCTGGAGAATGCCAAAAAGTTTCAACACTTTGCACCAAATCAATTCTCAAAATGGCTCAAGGAAAACAAAATCATGTTTGAGGATCTTGTGCAAGAGTATGTCCCAGCGTCATCATCATTAATTTATAAATGTTTAAATACCATTGTGTTCAAAATGATTGCAATAATTTGTATCATTATTAGCATTAATATTTCACACGATGGGAACTTAAAACCAAAATTGATAAAACTCGACCTCCAAAGTGTTGGATTAAACCACTTGGTTATTCAACTTTAAATTATTAAAATTGAAAGATATTGAGCTTTATGAAAATTTGTAGAAATAGTGGCATGCAGTCTACTTGCTTAACATTGCTGAGAACAAacaaataaaatcttgcaatctcTTAGGGAACATAATCTTTGTTTACTATTTACACTTATAGATGGTACTTTTGCAGTTCTATGTAAATGTAACAACAATGACTTTCCTGCTTATCCAATTGTACTTGCAGAAATATGTCAAAGCTTGGTTTTAGGGGGACTTTCAAAAACTTGGATGATATCCAAAAGCTACAGGTATGAACTAACTTACTCTCTAAACCTGGCCCTTTCCAGCTTATCATACATAAATTGCAATTAATTAACAATCTTTAATGTATCATATTACACGTCTTCGTCTCCATATTTATATATTGTTATTACTATATAGAAAAGATTTGTGGTACTACAGCGTGAACCAAAGGTTTTAACAACAAAGAAGTCATGACTTAAAAAACTATGTTTCAAGTCATCAAGAGTCAAGATATATAATGGATTTATGCTGTGTTCTTAAGAGCTGCAATTTGTACAACTGAACTGAAGTTGTTGAATTTGGGGATTTCAAGTCCATTTTAACCATCGAATATATGTAACTCATAGAAAAATTACAATCAAGTGAATGCTTATATCAAAAACTTTCCAATGGTACTTGAGACACATAAGAAGTTATCAAGATGCTTTGGAGTTCGAGTTGAACTCACTTAAATAATTTCATGACCAAATGTCAGGGCCTCACTTAATCGTTGAACTGATCATAGTGAACACTAAAGAGGAGTCATTTCTTCCTAAAATGGTTCCTCCGTTAGAATCCGTTTGAACTTCTGCTAAATTTGGATAGAGATCATTTGAGTTTTCGATTTTAATAAATTGTAATTTTCATATGGCGCAAAAATAGTGGCTTTATATTGTATTATAAAAGTAGTACTAAACATCACTACAATGTGTATATCATGTTTGCCAGGTATATGACAATATTATTGCGGAAGCGGGACAAGGAAAATCTGTGGTGACTTACTCATTTGAAGCTTTGGGAAAAGTCGGGGTGGCAGTTTTAGTTTTTACAGCAGCTGCAATGGTGTGGGACATATACACAGCAGAAGATAAGCTGGAGGCAGCGATTAGGGATTCAGTAAATGCGTTAACTGCAGTAGTTAATCTTGAGGTGGGAGAAATAGTTACTACTGCTGTAGAAGCTGGATTCGTAGCACTAGACATCGAAATTGCTTCTGCGGCTGTCACGGTAATTGGAGGAGTCGTCGGTTTTGGAATTGGTGCGCTCATTGGGATAGCTGCAGGTGCGCTGCTTGACTTGATTTTCAGCAGTGGAACTAGCAAGGTGAAGATAACAGACGGGCTTACAGTTTGCCGTGTGGCGCCTATGCCTCATGGTCTCGAACTCGCTCGTCTAGTTAAGCACAATTACCCTGAACTTTAAactgatcatgctactactaTGATCTTTGCTATGCTATCTTCTGCTCTTAGTGCTAGCTACTACTGTCGTGAGTATGTAAGTGCCTAGTGTGCACTCCTAAAATAATACCCCCCGCCCGTGTCGGGAAACTATTGTattccatgatgccatgatgagGAATAAAAGTCATGTTGATTCAATATTATTGTCTTTGCTAGACTCTACTATGTCTCCCCACTCACATATTCCATAATTTGGTTTCCTTTCTTTTTGCCCTATTATTATGTTTTTGATCTAGGATAACACAAAAGGCATGAAACTGGACCCCATGACTTATGAAATGTAAATAATCTGTTTCTGTAACATCAAAAATAATGTATCAATAATGTAATGAAATGAAATTGATAGGTGTTTTTAATGATGAGCTGACAAACAAATtatgtacttcctccgtcacggtttagaaggcgcgTTTGAAAATTCTCTGGAACCTAGGTGATTATTGGCTACGAGATGGGGtcgaaaatagcattcacacgatGCATGCATATAGCAATAGTACATCGGAGTACTAATTAGCCACTGTGAGTAAATGCAAtgtgccttaaaccttgtctattgtggAAGCACACTTAAATTTAATCGTGCCTTCTAAACTATGACAGGGGGAGTACATTGCGTGGAGAGATCAGGTAAATATTGGTTAAGCAAGCAATTAATGAGACAGTGTTTTGGTTATGTACTTGCGTTACAAAATGGAAAGCCTAGGA
Coding sequences within:
- the LOC123441247 gene encoding uncharacterized protein LOC123441247, which gives rise to MSGDLVDLSPGQLHKLADLIHRQEVQKLQELEFNSYAEQQKYLRDANDARDKVYHILDSARDMIAQTEAEKDATKQDIGKDVYDYCTKAIGISLQFIRSYNTRLTYLDKLKTHSDDLIKQLKFLNPATQQKEAQRLALEAGMYKKATLENAKKFQHFAPNQFSKWLKENKIMFEDLVQENMSKLGFRGTFKNLDDIQKLQVYDNIIAEAGQGKSVVTYSFEALGKVGVAVLVFTAAAMVWDIYTAEDKLEAAIRDSVNALTAVVNLEVGEIVTTAVEAGFVALDIEIASAAVTVIGGVVGFGIGALIGIAAGALLDLIFSSGTSKVKITDGLTVCRVAPMPHGLELARLVKHNYPEL